In Gasterosteus aculeatus chromosome 15, fGasAcu3.hap1.1, whole genome shotgun sequence, a single genomic region encodes these proteins:
- the sash1b gene encoding SAM and SH3 domain-containing protein 1 isoform X3, which yields MEELRKRKVVQDAEMGTVDSVATSLQLRSQIQESLGLSSMTNTPETERRFPVQKSSSDDGSGGKLDGKRKNRSLWQSFRKPQKAALRQISKGDDVGFVASEVTMSDEERIQLMMMVKENMISIEEALARLKEFEVQNRQTCRSEPTECADSSSLATNESLNCSPCDLSDNEQEESVTFRRLHKLVNSTRKVKKKLIRIDESKKPGAEDMMDGLAFGDASTSLYSDVQKKLTVCPVDSLASSLRDQLTYDRDRLTTSPSSSCLDTCSSHKMSQAFKKPSGSPVHKETRGEVDVGEAGEGPGSSFSEMEGCDNEEPKIARSVTEGELRHRILSPLSQHGRACSFGGFDLTNRSLHAVISNNDDVNKDGDGVRDPIKSPTASRISLGKKVKSVRESMRKHISKRYHCSLSEQSSPQRICSCPHSPQTDSDSLEKHKLKPGGSVESLRSSLSGQSSMSGQTVGTTDSSNSNRESVKSEDGEEDELPYRGPFCGRARVHTDFTPSPYDTDSLKLKSGDVIDVISKPPMGTWMGMLNGKVGTFKFIYVDVVSEEEAKPKKTRRRRKARQPKPTSVEELLDRINLKEHLPTFLFNGYEDLDTFKLLEEEDLDELNIRDAQHRAVLLTAVELLQEYDGGSGSSDPERGSPSGGSQEKLLLDRRGLAGNSPRDSGCYESNEHLDNGRDKRTSSSMSTSSSGIESSHLPSAEPPPTTPSDRSNHHVTTPPLPNPHPEPGPPETPTLFIHTNLISSHGLSGSSSVSASSEARRLKMNRKKTATKPSVNPGSLKA from the exons ATGGAGGAGCTACGGAAACGCAAAGTAGTGCAGGACGCAGAGATG GGAACCGTTGACTCAGTGGCCACGTCGTTGCAGCTCCGCTCTCAGATCCAG GAATCCCTCGGGCTCAGCAGTATGACAAACACACCAGAGACTGAAAGAAG GTTTCCTGTGCAGAAATCTAGCTCGGATGATGGATCAGGAG GAAAATTGGACGGGAAGAGAAAGAACAGGTCTTTATGGCAGAGTTTTCGAAAGCCACAGAAAGCAGCGCTGCGTCAGATCTCAAAAG GTGATGACGTTGGTTTTGTGGCCAGCGAGGTCACCATGAGTGATGAAGAGCGCATCcagctgatgatgatggtgaaggAGAATATGATCTCTATAGAGGAAGCCTTGGCTAGG CTGAAGGAGTTTGAAGTGCAAAACAGACAGACGTGCAGGTCCGAACCCACAGAATGCGCCGACTCCTCCAGCCTCGCCACCAACGAGTCGCTCAACTGCAGC CCTTGTGACCTGTCAGACAACGAACAAGAGGAGTCTGTGACCTTCAGGAGACTCCATAAACTGGTCAACTCAACCCGAaaggtgaagaagaagctgatcCGAATCGATGAGTCCAAGAAGCCTGGAGCAGAGG ATATGATGGATGGCCTTGCTTTTGGAGACGCCAGCACCTCGCTGTACTCTGATGTGCAGAAGAAGCTCACTGTTTGCCCCGTGGACTCCCTGGCGTCCTCTCTGCGGGACCAGCTCACCTACGACAGGGACAGATTgaccacctccccctcctccagctgcctgGACACCTGCAGCAGCCACAAGATGTCCCAGGCCTTTAAAAAGCCAAGTGGAAGCCCTGTTCATAAGGAGACTCGTGGAGAAGTGGacgtgggggaggcaggggaaGGCCCTGGCTCTTCCTTTTCTGAAATGGAGGGTTGTGATAATGAGGAACCTAAAATCGCTCGCTCTGTGACCGAAGGAGAGCTCCGTCACCGGATCCTCAGCCCACTCAGTCAACACGGG AGAGCTTGTAGCTTCGGAGGTTTTGACCTGACCAACCGCTCACTGCATGCGGTCATCTCCAACAATGACGACGTT AATAAAGATGGAGATGGGGTTAGGGATCCCATTAAGTCTCCAACAGCATCCCGTATTTCCCTCGGCAAAAAAGTCAAGTCAGTGAGAGAATCCATGCGAAAACACATATCAAAGCGATACCACTGTTCTCTCTCTGAGCAG TCGAGCCCGCAGCGCATATGCAGCTGCCCTCACTCGCCTCAGACGGACTCCGACTCTTTGGAGAAACACAAGCTGAAGCCGGGAGGGTCTGTGGAGAGCCTGAGGAGTTCCCTCAGCGGCCAAAGTTCCATGA GCGGTCAGACTGTGGGCACCACCGACTCCTCCAACAGCAACCGAGAGAGTGTAAAGTCTGAGGACGGGGAAGAGGATGAGCTGCCGTACCGCGGACCCTTCTGTGGACGCGCTCGAGTTCATACGGACTTCACCCCCAGTCCCTACGACACAGATTCGCTCAAACTTAAG AGTGGCGACGTCATCGATGTCATTAGTAAGCCTCCCATGGGTACGTGGATGGGAATGCTCAACGGGAAGGTCGGCACCTTCAAGTTCATTTATGTGGATGTGGTGAGTGAAGAGGAGGCGAAGCCCAAAAAGAcacgcaggaggaggaaggcccGGCAACCCAAACCCACGTCTGTAGAGGAGCTCCTTGATCGCATCAACCTCAAA GAGCATCTTCCCACGTTCCTATTTAACGGCTATGAGGATCTGGACACATTCAAgttgttggaggaggaggacctggaTGAGCTGAACATCAGAGACGCCCAACACAGAGCTGTGCTGCTCAccgcagtggagctgctgcaagAATATGATGGCGGGTCAG GAAGCAGCGACCCGGAGCGAGGCAGCCCGTCTGGAGGCTCTCAGGAGAAGCTGCTCCTGGACAGGCGTGGCCTCGCGGGAAACTCGCCGCGGGACTCGGGCTGCTACGAGAGCAACGAGCACCTGGATAACG GAAGGGACAAAAGGACGTCTTCGTCGATGAGCACGTCGTCCTCCGGTATTGAGTCAAGCCACCTCCCCTCCGCAGAGCCACCACCCACAACTCCGTCAGATAGGTCCAATCATCATGTGACGACACCTCCCCTACCAAACCCCCACCCAGAGCCCGGACCACCAGAGACCCCCACCTTGTTCATCCACACGAACCTCATTTCGTCACACGGGCTCAGTGGGAGTTCTTCCGTTTCCGCTAGTTCTGAAGCCCGGCGTCTGAAGATGAACCGAAAGAAGACGGCGACCAAACCCTCAGTGAATCCGGGTTCCCTGAAAGCATAA
- the sash1b gene encoding SAM and SH3 domain-containing protein 1 isoform X5: protein MEELRKRKVVQDAEMGTVDSVATSLQLRSQIQESLGLSSMTNTPETERRFPVQKSSSDDGSGGKLDGKRKNRSLWQSFRKPQKAALRQISKGDDVGFVASEVTMSDEERIQLMMMVKENMISIEEALARLKEFEVQNRQTCRSEPTECADSSSLATNESLNCSPCDLSDNEQEESVTFRRLHKLVNSTRKVKKKLIRIDESKKPGAEDMMDGLAFGDASTSLYSDVQKKLTVCPVDSLASSLRDQLTYDRDRLTTSPSSSCLDTCSSHKMSQAFKKPSGSPVHKETRGEVDVGEAGEGPGSSFSEMEGCDNEEPKIARSVTEGELRHRILSPLSQHGRACSFGGFDLTNRSLHAVISNNDDVNKDGDGVRDPIKSPTASRISLGKKVKSVRESMRKHISKRYHCSLSEQSSPQRICSCPHSPQTDSDSLEKHKLKPGGSVESLRSSLSGQSSMSGQTVGTTDSSNSNRESVKSEDGEEDELPYRGPFCGRARVHTDFTPSPYDTDSLKLKSGDVIDVISKPPMGTWMGMLNGKVGTFKFIYVDVVSEEEAKPKKTRRRRKARQPKPTSVEELLDRINLKEHLPTFLFNGYEDLDTFKLLEEEDLDELNIRDAQHRAVLLTAVELLQEYDGGSGSSDPERGSPSGGSQEKLLLDRRGLAGNSPRDSGCYESNEHLDNGNESPSRL from the exons ATGGAGGAGCTACGGAAACGCAAAGTAGTGCAGGACGCAGAGATG GGAACCGTTGACTCAGTGGCCACGTCGTTGCAGCTCCGCTCTCAGATCCAG GAATCCCTCGGGCTCAGCAGTATGACAAACACACCAGAGACTGAAAGAAG GTTTCCTGTGCAGAAATCTAGCTCGGATGATGGATCAGGAG GAAAATTGGACGGGAAGAGAAAGAACAGGTCTTTATGGCAGAGTTTTCGAAAGCCACAGAAAGCAGCGCTGCGTCAGATCTCAAAAG GTGATGACGTTGGTTTTGTGGCCAGCGAGGTCACCATGAGTGATGAAGAGCGCATCcagctgatgatgatggtgaaggAGAATATGATCTCTATAGAGGAAGCCTTGGCTAGG CTGAAGGAGTTTGAAGTGCAAAACAGACAGACGTGCAGGTCCGAACCCACAGAATGCGCCGACTCCTCCAGCCTCGCCACCAACGAGTCGCTCAACTGCAGC CCTTGTGACCTGTCAGACAACGAACAAGAGGAGTCTGTGACCTTCAGGAGACTCCATAAACTGGTCAACTCAACCCGAaaggtgaagaagaagctgatcCGAATCGATGAGTCCAAGAAGCCTGGAGCAGAGG ATATGATGGATGGCCTTGCTTTTGGAGACGCCAGCACCTCGCTGTACTCTGATGTGCAGAAGAAGCTCACTGTTTGCCCCGTGGACTCCCTGGCGTCCTCTCTGCGGGACCAGCTCACCTACGACAGGGACAGATTgaccacctccccctcctccagctgcctgGACACCTGCAGCAGCCACAAGATGTCCCAGGCCTTTAAAAAGCCAAGTGGAAGCCCTGTTCATAAGGAGACTCGTGGAGAAGTGGacgtgggggaggcaggggaaGGCCCTGGCTCTTCCTTTTCTGAAATGGAGGGTTGTGATAATGAGGAACCTAAAATCGCTCGCTCTGTGACCGAAGGAGAGCTCCGTCACCGGATCCTCAGCCCACTCAGTCAACACGGG AGAGCTTGTAGCTTCGGAGGTTTTGACCTGACCAACCGCTCACTGCATGCGGTCATCTCCAACAATGACGACGTT AATAAAGATGGAGATGGGGTTAGGGATCCCATTAAGTCTCCAACAGCATCCCGTATTTCCCTCGGCAAAAAAGTCAAGTCAGTGAGAGAATCCATGCGAAAACACATATCAAAGCGATACCACTGTTCTCTCTCTGAGCAG TCGAGCCCGCAGCGCATATGCAGCTGCCCTCACTCGCCTCAGACGGACTCCGACTCTTTGGAGAAACACAAGCTGAAGCCGGGAGGGTCTGTGGAGAGCCTGAGGAGTTCCCTCAGCGGCCAAAGTTCCATGA GCGGTCAGACTGTGGGCACCACCGACTCCTCCAACAGCAACCGAGAGAGTGTAAAGTCTGAGGACGGGGAAGAGGATGAGCTGCCGTACCGCGGACCCTTCTGTGGACGCGCTCGAGTTCATACGGACTTCACCCCCAGTCCCTACGACACAGATTCGCTCAAACTTAAG AGTGGCGACGTCATCGATGTCATTAGTAAGCCTCCCATGGGTACGTGGATGGGAATGCTCAACGGGAAGGTCGGCACCTTCAAGTTCATTTATGTGGATGTGGTGAGTGAAGAGGAGGCGAAGCCCAAAAAGAcacgcaggaggaggaaggcccGGCAACCCAAACCCACGTCTGTAGAGGAGCTCCTTGATCGCATCAACCTCAAA GAGCATCTTCCCACGTTCCTATTTAACGGCTATGAGGATCTGGACACATTCAAgttgttggaggaggaggacctggaTGAGCTGAACATCAGAGACGCCCAACACAGAGCTGTGCTGCTCAccgcagtggagctgctgcaagAATATGATGGCGGGTCAG GAAGCAGCGACCCGGAGCGAGGCAGCCCGTCTGGAGGCTCTCAGGAGAAGCTGCTCCTGGACAGGCGTGGCCTCGCGGGAAACTCGCCGCGGGACTCGGGCTGCTACGAGAGCAACGAGCACCTGGATAACGGTAATGAGAGCCCGAGTCGCCTGTGA
- the sash1b gene encoding SAM and SH3 domain-containing protein 1 isoform X4, translated as MKKTTLTNRFPVQKSSSDDGSGGKLDGKRKNRSLWQSFRKPQKAALRQISKGDDVGFVASEVTMSDEERIQLMMMVKENMISIEEALARLKEFEVQNRQTCRSEPTECADSSSLATNESLNCSPCDLSDNEQEESVTFRRLHKLVNSTRKVKKKLIRIDESKKPGAEDMMDGLAFGDASTSLYSDVQKKLTVCPVDSLASSLRDQLTYDRDRLTTSPSSSCLDTCSSHKMSQAFKKPSGSPVHKETRGEVDVGEAGEGPGSSFSEMEGCDNEEPKIARSVTEGELRHRILSPLSQHGRACSFGGFDLTNRSLHAVISNNDDVNKDGDGVRDPIKSPTASRISLGKKVKSVRESMRKHISKRYHCSLSEQSSPQRICSCPHSPQTDSDSLEKHKLKPGGSVESLRSSLSGQSSMSGQTVGTTDSSNSNRESVKSEDGEEDELPYRGPFCGRARVHTDFTPSPYDTDSLKLKSGDVIDVISKPPMGTWMGMLNGKVGTFKFIYVDVVSEEEAKPKKTRRRRKARQPKPTSVEELLDRINLKEHLPTFLFNGYEDLDTFKLLEEEDLDELNIRDAQHRAVLLTAVELLQEYDGGSGSSDPERGSPSGGSQEKLLLDRRGLAGNSPRDSGCYESNEHLDNGRDKRTSSSMSTSSSGIESSHLPSAEPPPTTPSDRSNHHVTTPPLPNPHPEPGPPETPTLFIHTNLISSHGLSGSSSVSASSEARRLKMNRKKTATKPSVNPGSLKA; from the exons atgaagaaaactacTTTGACAAACAG GTTTCCTGTGCAGAAATCTAGCTCGGATGATGGATCAGGAG GAAAATTGGACGGGAAGAGAAAGAACAGGTCTTTATGGCAGAGTTTTCGAAAGCCACAGAAAGCAGCGCTGCGTCAGATCTCAAAAG GTGATGACGTTGGTTTTGTGGCCAGCGAGGTCACCATGAGTGATGAAGAGCGCATCcagctgatgatgatggtgaaggAGAATATGATCTCTATAGAGGAAGCCTTGGCTAGG CTGAAGGAGTTTGAAGTGCAAAACAGACAGACGTGCAGGTCCGAACCCACAGAATGCGCCGACTCCTCCAGCCTCGCCACCAACGAGTCGCTCAACTGCAGC CCTTGTGACCTGTCAGACAACGAACAAGAGGAGTCTGTGACCTTCAGGAGACTCCATAAACTGGTCAACTCAACCCGAaaggtgaagaagaagctgatcCGAATCGATGAGTCCAAGAAGCCTGGAGCAGAGG ATATGATGGATGGCCTTGCTTTTGGAGACGCCAGCACCTCGCTGTACTCTGATGTGCAGAAGAAGCTCACTGTTTGCCCCGTGGACTCCCTGGCGTCCTCTCTGCGGGACCAGCTCACCTACGACAGGGACAGATTgaccacctccccctcctccagctgcctgGACACCTGCAGCAGCCACAAGATGTCCCAGGCCTTTAAAAAGCCAAGTGGAAGCCCTGTTCATAAGGAGACTCGTGGAGAAGTGGacgtgggggaggcaggggaaGGCCCTGGCTCTTCCTTTTCTGAAATGGAGGGTTGTGATAATGAGGAACCTAAAATCGCTCGCTCTGTGACCGAAGGAGAGCTCCGTCACCGGATCCTCAGCCCACTCAGTCAACACGGG AGAGCTTGTAGCTTCGGAGGTTTTGACCTGACCAACCGCTCACTGCATGCGGTCATCTCCAACAATGACGACGTT AATAAAGATGGAGATGGGGTTAGGGATCCCATTAAGTCTCCAACAGCATCCCGTATTTCCCTCGGCAAAAAAGTCAAGTCAGTGAGAGAATCCATGCGAAAACACATATCAAAGCGATACCACTGTTCTCTCTCTGAGCAG TCGAGCCCGCAGCGCATATGCAGCTGCCCTCACTCGCCTCAGACGGACTCCGACTCTTTGGAGAAACACAAGCTGAAGCCGGGAGGGTCTGTGGAGAGCCTGAGGAGTTCCCTCAGCGGCCAAAGTTCCATGA GCGGTCAGACTGTGGGCACCACCGACTCCTCCAACAGCAACCGAGAGAGTGTAAAGTCTGAGGACGGGGAAGAGGATGAGCTGCCGTACCGCGGACCCTTCTGTGGACGCGCTCGAGTTCATACGGACTTCACCCCCAGTCCCTACGACACAGATTCGCTCAAACTTAAG AGTGGCGACGTCATCGATGTCATTAGTAAGCCTCCCATGGGTACGTGGATGGGAATGCTCAACGGGAAGGTCGGCACCTTCAAGTTCATTTATGTGGATGTGGTGAGTGAAGAGGAGGCGAAGCCCAAAAAGAcacgcaggaggaggaaggcccGGCAACCCAAACCCACGTCTGTAGAGGAGCTCCTTGATCGCATCAACCTCAAA GAGCATCTTCCCACGTTCCTATTTAACGGCTATGAGGATCTGGACACATTCAAgttgttggaggaggaggacctggaTGAGCTGAACATCAGAGACGCCCAACACAGAGCTGTGCTGCTCAccgcagtggagctgctgcaagAATATGATGGCGGGTCAG GAAGCAGCGACCCGGAGCGAGGCAGCCCGTCTGGAGGCTCTCAGGAGAAGCTGCTCCTGGACAGGCGTGGCCTCGCGGGAAACTCGCCGCGGGACTCGGGCTGCTACGAGAGCAACGAGCACCTGGATAACG GAAGGGACAAAAGGACGTCTTCGTCGATGAGCACGTCGTCCTCCGGTATTGAGTCAAGCCACCTCCCCTCCGCAGAGCCACCACCCACAACTCCGTCAGATAGGTCCAATCATCATGTGACGACACCTCCCCTACCAAACCCCCACCCAGAGCCCGGACCACCAGAGACCCCCACCTTGTTCATCCACACGAACCTCATTTCGTCACACGGGCTCAGTGGGAGTTCTTCCGTTTCCGCTAGTTCTGAAGCCCGGCGTCTGAAGATGAACCGAAAGAAGACGGCGACCAAACCCTCAGTGAATCCGGGTTCCCTGAAAGCATAA